A stretch of the Dyella telluris genome encodes the following:
- a CDS encoding YcgL domain-containing protein, whose translation MHCFVYASQRKPDTYLWLGRRDDFECIPESLALMLGDLRFVLEVELTGQRKMPHEDAAQVLKHIEEQGWHLQLPPNDALAVANHPAYKSAPRDPHSDH comes from the coding sequence ATGCACTGTTTTGTCTACGCCAGCCAGCGCAAGCCCGATACCTATCTGTGGCTGGGCCGTCGCGACGACTTCGAATGCATCCCCGAGTCGCTGGCCCTGATGCTGGGCGACCTGCGTTTCGTGCTCGAGGTCGAGCTGACCGGCCAGCGCAAGATGCCGCACGAGGACGCCGCGCAGGTGCTCAAGCACATCGAAGAGCAGGGCTGGCACCTGCAGCTGCCGCCCAATGATGCACTGGCCGTGGCCAACCATCCTGCCTACAAGAGCGCGCCGCGCGATCCGCACAGCGATCACTGA
- a CDS encoding glycosyltransferase family 9 protein translates to MSQCAPLQPVVIRFGRLGDTILLQPLLHKLRHRYGGACRLVSLGDCSRVLYEGHEDVADVRHFDSQYGSLWLNPQRLRTALSLRELRHAPFYICEPDVRTRTKVRPMLALAGIPAQHCVFIEDTPLNHGEHWVDWLMRFADETPAAFPDAPSPDHDLPSAPRLEPTAVELGEAQLWLARRNLQGHPLVLLQPANKRTMRWSGVRKADDDDKSWPVERWAALCKAILAAMPEARVLLCGSAAEAGYLATIGAAAADERVIVPRDGLPLGHLRALMHIAHSMVSVDTGPAHLAAAVGCPLVVLFGNRLPSMWKPRSGSGSPVHAIGGLPDVPRVDRIGLDEVVQAWRRLPPRPEHVVRRLVEEALHNAGWNGCLNTCRSMGIARSQQALHH, encoded by the coding sequence ATGAGCCAGTGCGCGCCGCTCCAACCCGTCGTCATCCGTTTCGGGCGATTGGGAGACACCATCCTGCTGCAACCGTTGTTGCACAAGCTGCGGCATCGCTATGGCGGTGCCTGCCGGCTGGTGTCGCTCGGTGATTGTTCGCGCGTGCTGTACGAAGGTCACGAAGACGTGGCAGACGTGCGCCACTTCGACAGCCAGTACGGCTCGCTCTGGCTCAATCCACAGCGGCTGCGCACGGCGTTGTCATTGCGCGAACTGCGGCACGCGCCGTTCTACATCTGCGAACCCGACGTGCGTACGCGCACCAAGGTGCGTCCCATGTTGGCCCTGGCCGGCATTCCCGCGCAGCATTGCGTGTTCATCGAAGACACGCCACTGAACCATGGCGAGCATTGGGTGGACTGGCTGATGCGCTTCGCCGACGAAACGCCGGCCGCCTTTCCTGACGCGCCTTCCCCGGATCACGACTTGCCCAGTGCACCGCGACTGGAGCCCACGGCCGTCGAACTGGGGGAAGCACAACTGTGGCTGGCGCGACGCAACCTGCAAGGCCATCCGCTGGTGCTGCTGCAGCCGGCCAACAAGCGCACCATGCGCTGGAGCGGCGTGCGCAAGGCCGATGACGACGACAAGTCATGGCCGGTGGAACGCTGGGCCGCGCTGTGCAAGGCCATTCTCGCTGCCATGCCCGAGGCGCGGGTGCTGCTGTGCGGCTCGGCGGCTGAGGCGGGCTACCTCGCCACCATCGGTGCGGCCGCAGCGGATGAGCGTGTCATCGTTCCGCGCGATGGCTTGCCGCTGGGCCATCTGCGTGCGCTGATGCATATCGCGCACAGCATGGTGTCCGTGGATACCGGACCGGCGCATCTGGCAGCGGCCGTGGGCTGCCCGCTGGTGGTGTTGTTCGGTAATCGCCTGCCCTCCATGTGGAAGCCGCGCAGCGGCAGCGGAAGCCCGGTGCATGCCATCGGCGGCTTGCCGGATGTGCCGCGCGTGGATCGCATTGGCCTGGATGAAGTGGTGCAGGCATGGCGTCGGTTGCCGCCCCGTCCGGAACACGTCGTACGCAGACTGGTGGAAGAGGCGCTGCACAACGCCGGGTGGAACGGCTGCCTCAACACCTGCCGTTCCATGGGCATCGCCCGGTCGCAGCAAGCCTTGCATCACTGA
- a CDS encoding coniferyl aldehyde dehydrogenase, whose amino-acid sequence MPSLHSILLRLREAQARDPLPSWDVRATRLRALERMLNEQRDAFAEAIDADFGCRPKEEVELLELYPSLSNLRNSLKRGRRWMRPRSKLANLVFLPARARLMPQPRGVVGIIVPWNYPLFLAVGPLIDALTAGNRVMLKMSEYTPRFSALFAQQVARYFPGDEVVVVTGDADVAQVFSALPFDHLLFTGSTAVGHHVMRAAASNLTPVTLELGGKSPAIVGPGARFEHAVERIVFGKLVNAGQTCIAPDYVLVPRERLAEFVTATRAMAGKMYPDLATQRQYASIVSDRQYDRLSKLRDDAVAAGARVEPMSDAQDLPAKRLLAPLMLTQVNDTMQVMQDEIFGPLLPVMPYDSLDEAIQYIARRPQPLALYLFEENRATIDQVLARTHAGGVTVNDTLYHIAQHNLPFGGVGPSGIGGYHGEAGFQTFSHMKPVFHQARFNGGGLLNPPYGERFRKMLKLLMRVG is encoded by the coding sequence ATGCCATCGCTTCATTCCATCCTGCTTCGCCTGCGCGAAGCCCAGGCCCGTGACCCGCTCCCCTCGTGGGATGTGCGCGCCACACGATTGCGTGCGCTGGAGCGGATGCTCAACGAGCAGCGGGATGCCTTCGCCGAGGCCATCGACGCCGATTTCGGCTGCCGGCCGAAGGAAGAGGTGGAACTGCTGGAGCTGTATCCCAGCCTTTCCAACCTGAGAAACTCGTTGAAGCGCGGACGTCGCTGGATGCGTCCTCGCAGCAAGCTGGCGAACCTGGTGTTCCTGCCGGCCCGCGCCAGGCTGATGCCGCAACCGCGTGGCGTGGTAGGCATCATCGTGCCGTGGAACTATCCGTTGTTCCTCGCCGTGGGTCCGCTGATCGACGCACTTACGGCCGGCAACCGCGTGATGCTGAAAATGAGCGAGTACACGCCGCGCTTCTCGGCTTTGTTCGCCCAGCAGGTGGCGCGTTACTTCCCCGGCGACGAAGTGGTGGTGGTCACGGGCGATGCTGACGTGGCGCAGGTTTTTTCCGCGTTGCCGTTCGACCACCTGCTGTTCACCGGCTCCACCGCCGTGGGACATCACGTGATGCGCGCAGCGGCGAGCAATCTCACGCCGGTCACGCTGGAACTGGGCGGCAAGTCGCCGGCCATCGTCGGCCCCGGCGCGCGTTTCGAGCATGCGGTGGAACGCATCGTATTCGGCAAACTGGTGAACGCGGGCCAGACCTGCATCGCACCCGACTACGTACTGGTTCCGCGTGAACGCCTGGCCGAGTTCGTGACGGCGACGCGCGCCATGGCGGGCAAGATGTACCCCGACCTGGCAACGCAGCGGCAGTATGCCTCCATCGTGTCTGACCGCCAGTACGACCGCCTCAGCAAGCTGCGCGACGATGCGGTGGCGGCCGGCGCACGCGTGGAGCCCATGAGCGATGCGCAGGATCTGCCCGCCAAGCGCCTGCTGGCGCCGCTGATGCTTACCCAGGTCAACGACACCATGCAGGTGATGCAGGACGAGATCTTCGGCCCCTTGCTGCCGGTAATGCCCTACGACTCGCTGGACGAGGCCATCCAATACATCGCCAGGCGCCCGCAACCGCTGGCGCTGTACCTGTTCGAAGAGAACCGCGCCACGATCGACCAGGTGCTTGCCCGCACGCACGCCGGCGGCGTCACCGTGAACGACACGCTGTATCACATCGCCCAGCACAACCTGCCATTTGGCGGCGTGGGACCCTCGGGCATCGGCGGCTATCACGGCGAGGCGGGCTTCCAGACGTTCTCGCACATGAAGCCGGTGTTCCACCAGGCGCGCTTCAATGGTGGCGGCCTGCTCAACCCACCTTATGGCGAGCGTTTCCGGAAGATGCTGAAGCTGTTGATGCGAGTGGGTTGA
- a CDS encoding monovalent cation:proton antiporter-2 (CPA2) family protein — MDSHHFLETALVFLVATVIAVPLTKRFRLGSVLGYLLAGIVIGPQELGLVSDTAGVATISEFGVVLMLFVIGLELSPLRLWVMRRQVFGTGLLQVLASSLVLGGAAYFLFGFTANAAFIVGGSLALSSTAFGLQILAERKEPGTAYGRQAFAILLFQDLAAIPLIAAVPLLASASTKHGFDPYAVMRTIAAIVAVMVGGRYLLRPVFRFVAKTDNVEVSTATALLVVMGTAWLMEMVGVSSTLGAFLAGVLLADSEYRHELESHLEPFKGLLLGLFFISVGMSMDIMLLVHEPGLVLLLVLGLLLVKGLLLWPLGRIVGGLSGRDSLRLVALLACGGEFAFVVLKLASDQDLITDRQHGLQVLAITLSMALTPLMVAGLGRFLQTSETRKGKREFDTIVTDSPRVIIAGYGRMGQIVARMLRAQGIPFVALDHSVEQIDLVQRFGNSSEVFYGDPARPELLRAAQAESAEVFVLAVDDPEASLRTARVVRRMYPDLRIIARARNRQHVWRLMDLGVELPVRETLYSSLKMTRQTLEALGTSPETAADQVERFRRTDAELLKRQYLVYDDDARIVQTTREALKDLEQLYQADASPEAKRERETPTDAKPNDEDVTR; from the coding sequence GTGGATAGCCACCATTTTCTGGAGACGGCGCTGGTTTTCCTGGTAGCGACGGTCATCGCGGTACCGCTGACCAAGCGCTTCCGGCTGGGCTCCGTGCTGGGCTATCTGCTGGCAGGCATCGTGATCGGCCCGCAGGAGCTGGGCCTGGTGTCCGATACCGCGGGCGTGGCCACCATCTCCGAATTTGGCGTGGTGCTGATGCTGTTCGTGATCGGGCTGGAACTCTCGCCGCTGCGCCTGTGGGTGATGCGCCGGCAGGTGTTCGGCACCGGCCTGCTGCAGGTGCTGGCGTCCAGCCTGGTGCTCGGAGGGGCGGCGTACTTCCTGTTCGGCTTCACGGCGAATGCCGCGTTCATCGTCGGCGGCAGCCTGGCGCTGTCGTCCACGGCGTTCGGCCTGCAGATCCTGGCCGAGCGCAAGGAACCCGGCACGGCGTACGGCCGGCAGGCTTTCGCCATCCTGCTGTTCCAGGATCTTGCCGCCATTCCGCTGATTGCTGCCGTGCCGCTGCTGGCCAGCGCCTCGACCAAGCATGGCTTCGACCCTTACGCGGTCATGCGCACCATCGCGGCCATCGTGGCGGTGATGGTCGGTGGCCGCTATCTGCTGCGTCCGGTGTTCCGTTTCGTGGCGAAGACGGACAACGTGGAAGTGTCCACCGCCACCGCGCTGCTGGTGGTGATGGGTACGGCGTGGCTGATGGAAATGGTTGGCGTGTCGTCCACGCTGGGCGCGTTCCTCGCGGGTGTACTGCTCGCCGATTCGGAATACCGCCACGAGCTGGAATCCCATCTGGAGCCATTCAAGGGCCTGCTGCTGGGCTTGTTCTTCATCAGCGTCGGCATGTCGATGGACATCATGCTGCTGGTGCACGAGCCGGGCCTGGTGCTGTTGCTGGTGCTGGGCCTGCTGCTGGTGAAAGGCCTGCTGCTGTGGCCGCTGGGCCGCATCGTGGGCGGGCTCAGCGGCAGGGACTCGCTGCGCCTCGTCGCGCTGCTGGCTTGCGGCGGCGAATTCGCCTTCGTGGTGCTCAAGCTCGCCAGTGACCAGGACCTGATCACCGACCGGCAGCATGGCCTGCAGGTGCTCGCCATCACCTTGTCGATGGCGCTGACGCCGCTGATGGTGGCGGGGCTGGGTCGCTTCCTGCAGACGTCGGAAACCAGGAAGGGAAAGCGCGAGTTCGACACCATCGTGACCGACTCGCCGCGCGTGATCATTGCCGGCTACGGCCGCATGGGCCAGATCGTCGCGCGCATGCTGCGCGCGCAGGGCATACCGTTCGTGGCGCTGGATCACTCGGTGGAACAGATCGACCTGGTGCAGCGCTTCGGCAATTCCAGCGAGGTGTTCTACGGCGATCCGGCGCGTCCGGAACTGCTGCGCGCTGCCCAGGCCGAGAGCGCCGAAGTATTCGTGCTGGCGGTGGATGATCCGGAAGCCAGCCTGCGCACGGCGCGCGTGGTGCGTCGCATGTACCCCGACCTGCGCATCATCGCCCGTGCACGCAATCGCCAGCACGTGTGGCGCCTGATGGATCTGGGCGTGGAACTGCCGGTGCGCGAGACGCTGTATTCCAGCCTGAAGATGACGCGACAGACGCTGGAAGCCCTCGGCACTTCGCCAGAAACGGCCGCCGATCAGGTCGAACGTTTCCGTCGCACGGATGCCGAGCTGCTCAAGCGGCAGTATCTCGTGTACGACGACGACGCGCGCATCGTGCAGACCACGCGCGAAGCGCTGAAGGATCTTGAGCAGCTGTACCAGGCCGATGCCTCGCCCGAGGCCAAGCGCGAGCGCGAGACGCCAACGGACGCCAAACCCAACGACGAAGACGTCACGCGCTGA
- a CDS encoding ankyrin repeat domain-containing protein — MAYSKTRRPPPFLQALAWFIPGLAATAIAAFGAHPLALIPLLVANALTMAAVCHAIGFDPEPRFGRTVLRRGAAYLVMFTAYVVLVFLLIAWPMLKLNQSPSLGEVLMLAGALVVALGVLWRVWPAFGLVYVWDDAYPSQSDGSWIFTATARSLAFGRHLSREERFFTHFLPAAIALLALAFIAIALTGLYGVLPSELRIAALAIYGVMLMPLGCLIIANRTLRALLCEGRRPRQPATGVVDAPAPAPAPRPAPQLSEQERTAGTPEQAEALLAATRDSDIERALALVEAGADPNTAPKQGDRDQRPVLMLAALLPDTRLLRALIAKGADVNRASGGLTPLLAATRDSWHGRAEAVMTLLANGASALATDAEGNTPLHGAVLSGEPIVAAMLLDAGASINALNKGGLSPLAVACRAANWPVAKFLLERSAKPTPADGEPALVAAAGVPDDDVEGVKLLLKHRAGVNAVDARHRSALMAACAEGHEQIARALRAAGADVNLVDRHGSTALMEAARAGAVGIVKLLAEAQPDARLRDSHGRDALTLACQSPQAHAEVVRALLALGAEPKTPGSNGRSALDYAAAGRWDLVALLDPETPLPASLSMDALPEGADTPAHLLDGLRFGHWAVVSTFTQRVREWPQSQLAQLYLDLAGPGHSAARRWLLDHALDPEARLQPQLVDDAETAEGVEPSLSPLGRRLFDALLQQLPAATEAIDDLLHAGATPAGASLLAQALQRLEDSAQGAALPLTMLERGADPFGVDARERTPVHLAATYGHQVLLQALLERGCDPNTRDLSGRTPLFAALEHGERALPLVRSLVAHGADPEAIDANGETPLGLSLEHEAIERWLNWGDWARPARPLRADDLASAAKAGALAAVERMLELGFAVDTPDRQGATALLHACGAGHRDAAALLLDKGADATLAATNGMTPLAAAVSARREALVALLLQNGVAADQRLPGDATALIIAAAMGYPEIAEQLLDGGADVNAVDARGHAALHAAAQFGFAHNDSLRARRLFDTLLKREADVSLADKEGKTPLLLLLGAHLRPGSECDPTHIGALVPVLLDAGAVLEHADQRGVTALHACAMHALLAPARVLLARGADRQAEDAFGRTAADVARAIGYIDIAHELAARNTGGIPSVRQMLRQPAQPSE, encoded by the coding sequence ATGGCCTATTCAAAAACGCGTCGCCCTCCTCCGTTTCTGCAAGCCCTCGCCTGGTTCATTCCCGGCCTGGCCGCCACCGCCATTGCGGCGTTCGGCGCCCATCCGCTGGCGCTGATCCCGCTGCTGGTCGCCAACGCGCTGACCATGGCGGCGGTGTGCCATGCGATCGGCTTCGATCCGGAACCACGCTTCGGCCGCACCGTACTGCGCCGGGGAGCTGCCTACCTGGTGATGTTCACGGCTTATGTGGTGCTGGTGTTCCTGCTGATCGCCTGGCCCATGCTCAAGCTCAACCAGTCGCCCAGCCTGGGCGAGGTGCTGATGCTGGCCGGCGCGCTGGTGGTTGCCCTGGGCGTGCTTTGGCGCGTGTGGCCCGCGTTTGGCCTGGTCTATGTATGGGATGACGCTTACCCCTCGCAGAGTGACGGCTCGTGGATCTTTACGGCCACGGCACGCAGCCTTGCGTTTGGCCGCCACCTGTCTCGCGAAGAGCGCTTCTTCACCCACTTCCTGCCCGCCGCCATCGCGCTGCTGGCGCTGGCCTTTATCGCCATCGCGCTGACCGGCCTGTACGGCGTGCTGCCTTCGGAGCTGCGCATTGCCGCGCTGGCGATCTACGGCGTGATGCTGATGCCGCTGGGCTGTCTGATCATTGCCAACCGCACGTTGCGCGCGCTGCTGTGCGAAGGCCGCCGGCCGCGCCAGCCGGCCACCGGCGTGGTGGATGCACCCGCGCCCGCACCGGCACCCCGCCCGGCGCCGCAGTTGAGCGAACAGGAACGCACCGCCGGCACGCCGGAGCAGGCCGAGGCCCTGCTGGCCGCCACGCGCGACAGCGACATCGAGCGCGCACTGGCGCTGGTGGAGGCCGGCGCCGATCCCAACACTGCGCCGAAGCAGGGTGATCGCGACCAGCGCCCGGTACTGATGCTTGCCGCCCTGCTGCCCGACACGCGCCTGCTGCGCGCACTGATCGCCAAGGGTGCCGACGTGAACCGCGCCAGTGGTGGCCTCACGCCCCTGCTGGCTGCCACGCGCGACAGCTGGCATGGCCGCGCCGAAGCGGTGATGACCCTGCTCGCCAACGGCGCCAGCGCGCTCGCCACCGATGCCGAGGGCAACACGCCATTGCACGGCGCGGTGCTCAGTGGCGAACCCATCGTGGCGGCGATGCTGCTCGACGCCGGTGCGTCCATCAATGCACTCAACAAGGGCGGCCTGAGCCCGCTGGCCGTGGCCTGCCGCGCCGCCAACTGGCCGGTGGCCAAGTTCCTGCTGGAACGGAGCGCCAAACCGACGCCCGCCGATGGCGAGCCCGCCCTGGTGGCCGCCGCCGGCGTGCCGGATGACGACGTGGAAGGCGTGAAGCTGCTGCTCAAGCACCGCGCCGGTGTGAACGCCGTGGACGCACGCCATCGCAGCGCGCTGATGGCTGCCTGCGCCGAAGGCCACGAACAGATCGCACGCGCCCTGCGCGCCGCCGGCGCCGACGTGAACCTGGTCGACCGCCACGGCAGCACCGCCCTGATGGAAGCCGCCCGCGCGGGCGCCGTGGGCATCGTCAAACTGCTGGCCGAAGCGCAACCGGATGCCCGCCTGCGCGACAGCCACGGCCGCGACGCGCTGACCCTGGCCTGCCAGTCGCCGCAGGCCCATGCCGAAGTGGTGCGTGCCCTGCTCGCCCTCGGCGCGGAACCCAAGACGCCGGGCAGCAATGGCCGCAGCGCACTGGACTACGCCGCCGCCGGCCGCTGGGATCTGGTCGCCCTGCTCGACCCGGAAACGCCGCTGCCCGCCAGCCTCAGCATGGATGCACTGCCCGAAGGCGCCGATACGCCCGCCCATCTGCTCGATGGCCTGCGCTTTGGTCACTGGGCCGTGGTGTCCACCTTTACCCAGCGCGTGCGCGAGTGGCCCCAGTCGCAGCTGGCCCAGCTCTATCTGGACCTGGCCGGTCCCGGCCACAGCGCCGCGCGCCGCTGGCTGCTCGACCATGCACTGGATCCGGAAGCCCGCCTGCAGCCGCAGCTGGTCGACGACGCGGAAACCGCGGAAGGCGTGGAGCCCTCGCTGTCGCCGCTGGGCCGCCGCCTGTTCGATGCCCTGCTACAGCAGCTGCCGGCCGCCACCGAAGCCATCGACGACCTGCTGCACGCCGGTGCCACGCCGGCTGGTGCAAGCCTGCTCGCCCAGGCACTGCAGCGACTGGAAGACTCGGCCCAAGGCGCGGCACTGCCGCTGACCATGCTGGAGCGCGGCGCCGACCCCTTCGGCGTCGATGCGCGCGAACGCACGCCGGTGCACCTGGCTGCCACCTATGGCCACCAGGTTCTGCTGCAGGCCTTGCTGGAACGCGGCTGCGACCCGAACACGCGCGACCTCAGCGGCCGCACGCCGCTGTTCGCCGCACTGGAACACGGTGAGCGCGCGCTGCCGCTGGTGCGTTCCCTGGTGGCGCACGGCGCCGATCCGGAAGCCATCGACGCGAATGGCGAGACGCCGCTGGGCCTGTCGCTCGAACACGAGGCGATCGAGCGCTGGCTGAACTGGGGCGACTGGGCACGGCCCGCGCGCCCGCTGCGCGCCGACGACCTGGCCTCCGCCGCCAAGGCCGGCGCACTCGCCGCGGTGGAGCGCATGCTGGAACTCGGTTTTGCCGTGGACACGCCCGATCGCCAGGGCGCCACCGCCCTGCTGCATGCCTGCGGTGCCGGCCATCGCGATGCGGCCGCACTGCTGCTGGACAAGGGCGCCGACGCCACGCTGGCCGCCACCAACGGCATGACGCCGCTGGCCGCCGCCGTCAGTGCGCGACGCGAAGCGCTCGTTGCCCTCCTGCTGCAGAACGGTGTGGCGGCTGACCAACGCCTGCCGGGCGATGCGACCGCGCTGATTATTGCCGCCGCCATGGGTTATCCCGAGATCGCCGAGCAGCTGCTCGACGGTGGCGCCGACGTGAATGCGGTGGATGCGCGTGGCCATGCCGCGCTGCATGCGGCTGCGCAATTCGGTTTCGCCCACAACGACAGCCTGCGTGCGCGCCGCCTGTTCGACACCTTGCTCAAGCGCGAAGCAGACGTCAGCCTGGCCGACAAGGAAGGCAAGACGCCCCTGCTGCTGTTGCTTGGCGCGCACCTGCGCCCGGGCAGCGAATGCGATCCCACGCATATCGGCGCACTGGTGCCCGTGCTGCTCGACGCCGGCGCCGTACTGGAACACGCCGACCAGCGTGGCGTCACTGCGCTGCATGCCTGCGCCATGCATGCCCTGCTGGCCCCGGCGCGCGTGCTGCTGGCACGCGGCGCGGATCGCCAGGCGGAAGACGCGTTCGGCCGCACGGCCGCCGACGTGGCACGTGCCATCGGCTACATCGACATCGCCCACGAACTGGCCGCGCGCAACACCGGCGGCATACCCAGCGTGCGGCAGATGCTGCGGCAACCGGCACAGCCTTCCGAGTAA
- a CDS encoding OmpP1/FadL family transporter, with protein sequence MQMSFREISRAGRPLTLAALSLAIIGSLAAPQRAHASAFQLHEDSAAAMGRAYAGSTTAGGDVSVVANNPAAMSDLKGTYFQADVTAINFGTTFSGTAHDALGRPINGNGGGDAGTTMPVPAFFFATQLGEKWHVGAAFTVPFGFQTEYDNNWIGRYNAIKSKFESLDGTLSVSYDVTDNFAIGVSGIAQKTSAELTSAVNYNAVGLGLVNQAVAGGAIPPAVGQALAQQVGLAIPPGSDGIARIKGDDWAYGWQVGMLWRATANDKFALNYRSKISHTLEGTANFTVPSNVQAVLSNPTVAALLAGAGGVPFTHTEGTAPFTTPAVATASYWHQEEKFGLGADVAWTKWDSFKDLTVYYANPAQPTTTEAFNWKNSWYISIGGEYYANDKLTLRAGLALDTTPTQTETRDPRVPDATRQLVSFGAGYKVTDKFVINASYAHIFVNKARMSATSSTGDVLTGTSDDYGNLLSLSAQYKF encoded by the coding sequence ATGCAGATGTCATTCCGTGAAATTTCCCGTGCGGGCCGTCCGCTCACGCTCGCTGCGCTGAGCCTGGCCATCATTGGGTCGCTTGCTGCTCCGCAGCGCGCCCACGCCAGCGCATTCCAGCTGCATGAAGACAGCGCCGCCGCCATGGGCCGCGCCTACGCCGGTTCCACCACCGCCGGTGGCGACGTTTCGGTTGTGGCGAACAACCCGGCCGCGATGAGCGACCTGAAGGGCACCTACTTCCAGGCTGACGTCACCGCCATCAACTTCGGCACCACCTTCAGCGGCACGGCTCACGACGCCTTGGGTCGCCCGATCAATGGCAACGGCGGCGGCGACGCCGGCACCACCATGCCGGTCCCGGCCTTCTTCTTCGCCACCCAGCTGGGCGAGAAGTGGCACGTCGGTGCGGCCTTCACCGTGCCGTTCGGCTTCCAGACCGAGTACGACAACAACTGGATCGGCCGCTACAACGCCATCAAGTCCAAGTTCGAATCGCTCGACGGCACGCTGTCGGTGTCCTATGACGTGACCGACAACTTCGCCATCGGCGTGAGCGGCATCGCGCAGAAGACCTCTGCCGAGCTGACCTCGGCCGTGAACTACAACGCCGTTGGCCTGGGCCTGGTGAATCAGGCCGTGGCGGGCGGTGCGATCCCGCCGGCCGTTGGCCAGGCGCTGGCGCAGCAGGTGGGTCTGGCGATTCCGCCGGGTTCGGACGGCATCGCCCGCATCAAGGGTGACGACTGGGCCTACGGCTGGCAGGTCGGCATGCTGTGGCGCGCCACGGCGAACGACAAGTTCGCGCTGAACTACCGCTCGAAGATCTCGCACACGCTGGAAGGCACCGCCAACTTCACCGTGCCGTCCAACGTGCAGGCCGTGCTCTCCAACCCGACCGTCGCCGCGCTGCTGGCCGGTGCGGGTGGCGTGCCGTTCACCCACACCGAAGGCACCGCGCCGTTCACCACCCCGGCCGTGGCCACTGCCAGCTACTGGCACCAGGAAGAGAAGTTCGGCCTGGGCGCCGACGTGGCCTGGACCAAGTGGGATTCGTTCAAGGACCTCACGGTGTACTACGCCAACCCGGCGCAGCCCACCACCACCGAAGCGTTCAACTGGAAGAACAGCTGGTACATCTCCATCGGTGGCGAGTACTACGCCAACGACAAGCTGACCCTGCGTGCCGGTCTCGCCCTGGACACCACGCCGACCCAGACGGAAACCCGCGACCCGCGCGTGCCTGACGCAACCCGTCAGCTGGTCTCCTTCGGTGCTGGCTACAAGGTCACCGACAAGTTCGTGATCAACGCTTCGTACGCGCACATCTTCGTGAACAAGGCGCGCATGAGTGCCACCAGCTCCACCGGCGACGTGCTCACCGGTACCTCGGACGACTACGGCAACCTGCTGAGCCTGTCGGCCCAGTACAAGTTCTAA